The nucleotide sequence TCGGCTGAATCAACACGCTGAAATGTTTTACATTTCAAAGTTGATCTGGCCAGACATAGTACAGCGAGAGTACGGGTTTGAAGCGGTGGTGGGGGAGTAACCGCGCCTTTCAGGGGTTGCAACTTTCAAAGGGCATCCCTCTGCGTCCACAAAAGCGAACGCCGTCAGGTGGTATTTGGGGCTCTTTGGCTCTGCATGCCGTCGGGCGGCAATTTTTGTCGCAACGTTTGTCGCAATTTTTGTCGCAAACGGGGCGCGGGCGGCGCACGTCCGCAGCGCAGAAGCTCAGTTTGAGGGGGGGATGTCCAGCTTTGCCGCCTTGCGCCGCGCCAGCAGCAACCGGATATGGCCTCCCAGCATGATAAGCACCACGGAGGCGGCAATGAGCACAATGCCCAGCAAAAGCGGCAGGCTGAAAGGCTCCCTGAAAACCAGTATGCCCACGATAACGGCGGTAACCGGCTCCAGGACGCCCAGCACCGACGTAAGGGTGGAGCCGATGCGCTGCACGGCCAGAATGAGGGTGTAGTTGGAAACTACGGCGGTGATTACGGCCAGCAGCAGGGCCAGCGCCAGTTCCTTCCAGCTGCTCAGCAGTTGAAAGCTGCCGAAAGCCAGAGAATTGACCAGCGAGCAGAGCGCGCCAAAGGCCATGACATAGAAGGTCAGCATAAGACCGGTGACATTGGTGATGCGCGCAGCGTAAATGCTTGTGATGTAGATGGCGTTGCACACGGCCGAAGACAGCGCCAGCATGAGGCCAAAGGCGTTAATGCCCGTGGCGCTTCCCGCAGAGCTTCCCCCTGCCGGAGTTCCATTGCTGATCAGGTATACTCCGGCGATGGCAAGAACCACGGCCACAGCCGTGATCCAGGAAAAACGCTCGTGAAAAAAGGCGATCATGATGAGCATGACCATGACGGGATAGGAAAATTGCAGCGTGGCCACGACGCCGCTGGGCAGATGCGTAAAAGCCTCAATGAAGAGCAGAGCGGCCAGGGTGTACATAAGGCTCATGCCCGCCAGCTTGAGCAGGTTGCGCCCAGACGTGTGAAAGCGCTCGCCGCGCGCTATGAGAAAAAGCCCCAGTACGACGGTAGCTATGAAAAAACGGTAAAAAAGCACGGTGGCAGGAGAAAGGCCCTGAGCCATGAGCGGCAGGCTGAACAGGGGGATGAGCCCGAAGGCGGCCGAAGAGAGCAGACTGTAAAAAAAGCCCATGACATCCTTCTTTATGCGCAGGTGCGCGTATCTTGAATATCGAATAAAGTAAGTTATGGCAATGGGTTGGAGATCTGGGAAAAGATTGTGTTTGTCTGCTTTTTCACGTGGTTACCGATGCAAGGGCTGATAAAAAAGGCCCGTCTGCTGCAGTGCAGAACGGGCCGTATGTGGACATTCGGGGTATGTCGTCAGGGAAGGTATGGGGCATCGGCCGTAAAACAGGCCAAATCTCCCCTGGACGCAGCGGTGTGCC is from Desulfovibrio sp. and encodes:
- a CDS encoding DMT family transporter; translated protein: MGFFYSLLSSAAFGLIPLFSLPLMAQGLSPATVLFYRFFIATVVLGLFLIARGERFHTSGRNLLKLAGMSLMYTLAALLFIEAFTHLPSGVVATLQFSYPVMVMLIMIAFFHERFSWITAVAVVLAIAGVYLISNGTPAGGSSAGSATGINAFGLMLALSSAVCNAIYITSIYAARITNVTGLMLTFYVMAFGALCSLVNSLAFGSFQLLSSWKELALALLLAVITAVVSNYTLILAVQRIGSTLTSVLGVLEPVTAVIVGILVFREPFSLPLLLGIVLIAASVVLIMLGGHIRLLLARRKAAKLDIPPSN